The Maniola hyperantus chromosome 2, iAphHyp1.2, whole genome shotgun sequence genome includes a region encoding these proteins:
- the LOC117994005 gene encoding zinc finger protein 25-like gives MSITVSSFERCCRLCAEEQEVTIMLFSEEAEAMLLKKKLNKYLLIEVDEDDKLPKNICIKCCSKLQTVCDFIDKAIKAQEILQQQSLTLEKNKPNKTLKTVMKEEPDSDDDIKFATMEISVDPMMVLQNSEDGLSPNLEENSEIEEQDVTHLHSVDGEDVTIKLIKRADKTDDPNLKNEDVKPYSCKTCGRAFHTELAVKNHCWVHKHETETRPFKCGFCREQFDFKHELLVHLKKHNTSGMCLLCGRRFRTLSNLAAHMEAHNSTTGKSYTCKVCGRSYNTSSNLKTHSVTHSNERPYKCQYCKKCFKRNQDLKFHINQHTGEKPYKCPFCDKRFASSGNCYSHKSRMHPGRRADGKNRKLIALTRESQSMQFRPIAPKPVYPAVKAPSKYQCTLCEHSFLKRDNFTYHMYQHTGEKPFHCSFCSEKFVTRRGLLIHHDKTHPGKDRPLALISRNALLK, from the exons aTGTCTATAACTGTAAGCAGTTTCGAAAGATGTTGCCGACTTTGCGCAGAAGAACAGGAAGTTACAATAATGCTATTCAGTGAGGAGGCTGAAGCTatgcttttaaaaaaaaagttgaataAATACTTATTGATAGAG GTTGATGAAGATGACAAATTACCAAAAAATATTTGCATCAAATGCTGTTCTAAATTGCAAACAGTATGCGATTTTATTGATAAAGCGATTAAAGCACAAGAAATACTGCAACAACAAAGTCTTACTCTGGAAAAAAATAAGCCAAATAAAACTCTGAAGACAGTAATGAAGGAGGAGCCAGATAGCGATGATGATATTAAATTTGCAACTATGGAAATAAGCGTTGATCCGATGATGGTTCTGCAAAACTCGGAAGATGGTCTATCTCCAAACTTAGAGGAAAATAGTGAGATTGAGGAGCAAGATGTAACTCATCTACACAGTGTTGACGGGGAAGATGTAACTATAAAACTGATCAAAAGGGCAGATAAAACAGATGACCCAAACTTAAAGAATGAGGATGTAAAACCTTATTCATGCAAAACATGTGGTCGAGCTTTCCATACAGAGTTAGCTGTGAAAAATCATTGTTGGGTCCATAAACATGAAACAGAAACAAGACCATTTAAATGTGGTTTTTGTAGGGAGCAGTTTGATTTCAAACACGAATTGCTGGTGCATTTAAAGAAGCATAATACATCTGGAATGTGTCTGTTATGTGGAAGAAG GTTTAGAACACTGTCAAATTTAGCAGCACATATGGAAGCACATAACTCGACCACTGGAAAATCATACACATGCAAAGTGTGTGGACGCTCCTACAACACTAGTAGCAATTTGAAGACTCACAGTGTAACTCATAGTAACGAAAGGCCTTACAAATGTCAATATTGCAAGAAATGCTTTAAGCGAAACCAAGATTTAAAG TTCCACATTAACCAGCATACTGGAGAGAAACCATACAAATGTCCGTTCTGCGACAAACGATTTGCAAGTTCTGGCAATTGCTACTCACACAAAAGTCGCATGCATCCAGGAAGACGTGCTGATGGAAAAAATAGAAAGCTAATTGCCCTCACGAGGGAAAGCCAGTCTATGCAATTTCGCCCTATCGCACCTAAACCTGTCTATCCAGCTGTGAAAGCACCCTCCAAATACCAGTGCACGTTGTGTGAGCACAGCTTCTTGAAACGGGATAATTTTACT tatCACATGTACCAACACACGGGTGAGAAACCATTTCATTGTTCATTCTGCAGTGAAAAATTTGTAACCAGACGAGGTCTTTTGATTCACCATGACAAAACCCACCCAGGGAAGGATCGTCCACTTGCTTTGATATCTCGGAATGCATTACTCAAGTAG